The Acidobacteriota bacterium genome has a segment encoding these proteins:
- the trpS gene encoding tryptophan--tRNA ligase: protein MSPRKRVLSGIQPSGTIHIGNYFGAVENWVRLMQDYDCFFTIVDLHAITVDYDPGRLPQRIWDAVLDNMAAGLDPARCTIFIQSHVPEHTELCWLLTCVTPLGELYRMTQFKEKSAREGENVKAGLLCYPILMAADILLYRADAVPVGEDQVQHLELTREVARRFNGRFGACFPEPAPLIGRGARVMGLDGASKMSKSMDNFIGIGEEPEAVWEKLRPAKTDEARKRRSDPGEPGRCNIYSYHKLVTPEAGLAEIAQGCRTATIGCIDCKKIFHRNLMKVLDPIRERRRDLALHPDLVRDALSDGERKARAVARETLAGAKKLMGLL from the coding sequence ATGAGCCCACGCAAACGCGTCCTGAGCGGCATCCAGCCGAGCGGCACCATCCATATCGGCAACTATTTCGGTGCCGTCGAGAACTGGGTCCGGCTGATGCAGGATTATGATTGCTTCTTCACCATCGTCGACCTCCACGCCATCACGGTCGACTATGACCCCGGGCGGCTGCCGCAGCGGATCTGGGACGCCGTCCTGGACAACATGGCCGCCGGCCTCGACCCGGCCAGGTGCACGATCTTCATCCAGAGCCACGTTCCCGAACATACCGAGCTCTGCTGGCTCCTGACCTGCGTCACGCCCCTGGGCGAGCTTTACCGGATGACCCAGTTCAAGGAAAAGTCCGCGCGGGAAGGGGAGAACGTCAAGGCCGGACTGCTCTGCTACCCCATCCTGATGGCCGCCGACATCCTCCTCTACAGAGCCGACGCCGTGCCCGTCGGCGAGGATCAAGTCCAGCATCTCGAACTCACCCGCGAGGTGGCCCGCCGCTTCAACGGCCGCTTCGGGGCCTGTTTTCCCGAGCCGGCGCCCCTCATCGGCCGCGGCGCCCGGGTCATGGGCCTGGACGGCGCCTCCAAGATGAGCAAGTCCATGGACAACTTCATCGGCATCGGCGAAGAGCCGGAGGCCGTCTGGGAGAAGCTGCGGCCGGCCAAGACCGACGAGGCCCGCAAGCGCCGCAGCGATCCGGGCGAGCCCGGCCGCTGCAACATCTACAGCTACCACAAGCTCGTGACGCCCGAGGCCGGGCTGGCCGAGATCGCCCAGGGCTGCCGGACCGCGACGATCGGCTGCATCGACTGCAAGAAGATCTTCCACCGCAACCTGATGAAGGTCCTCGACCCGATCCGCGAGCGGCGGCGCGATCTGGCCCTTCACCCGGACCTCGTCCGGGACGCCCTGAGCGACGGGGAGCGCAAGGCCCGGGCCGTGGCCCGGGAGACCCTGGCCGGGGCCAAGAAGCTCATGGGCCTCCTCTAG
- a CDS encoding response regulator encodes MTTKKIVLVDDDETVRKTFSLLLGKKYRVESLKDPRQALSRLKNSPADLVIADYRLPYFNGMELIKRLRENGFEGEAMLITAHPDDVKIDDMGRFAISHFFVKPLDLNDLNVSIDRLLQPKNPLQTPA; translated from the coding sequence ATGACGACCAAGAAGATCGTTCTCGTCGATGACGACGAAACCGTCCGCAAGACCTTCTCGCTCCTGCTCGGGAAGAAATACCGGGTCGAGTCCCTGAAGGATCCCCGGCAGGCCCTGAGCCGGCTCAAGAATTCGCCGGCCGACCTGGTCATCGCCGATTACCGGCTGCCGTACTTCAACGGCATGGAGCTCATCAAGCGGCTCCGGGAGAACGGCTTCGAGGGCGAGGCCATGCTCATCACCGCCCACCCCGACGACGTCAAGATAGACGACATGGGCCGCTTCGCCATCAGCCATTTTTTCGTCAAGCCGCTCGATCTCAACGACCTCAACGTGTCGATCGACCGTCTCCTCCAGCCGAAGAACCCCCTTCAAACCCCGGCCTGA
- a CDS encoding ABC transporter substrate-binding protein, translating to MTTASRARLLSRSLSALLAAALLSARPAPPLPPQAKEVPRAGGTFRIKGFYTPFNRTLDPASPAHYFVTEQLYDGLVKYDARFNPMPALAEYWTISEGGTRIAFHLRRGVRFHNGRELTADDVKFSLERLVRDRPAVARLFTGKVVGAEEYRAGRAAEVAGFRAVDPATFEIRWLRPYVAGLYLLGMYACKILPRDLVEGQGQSFFYKPVGTGPFKFGEWIRSPRLEILGVRLERNPYYYEGPPYLSALEYSPYYTDEQFASGDVHLISVTSERTLHEDCRILENGTLKTYFLAFSCDTPPLDRPEVRRALALGLDKTRLAEASDTPGTLHQVMDNYIPPFLPGFYPKTAGPFADTDAARLLLDRLLPDGGRKALTLTLLCDGPKTGESTGFARELGRQLGALEIKLDVRYLRRPEDARTVRAPYVRFLAYAMDFPDPENIIVPLFYSGSPANAMSSRYDNPRLDGLLERTAAETSWERRTALFRDTEKILFEDVPAVPLFAERIRIAIQPQVRGLELPATGFIFLDTRNIWLEREATR from the coding sequence ATGACCACCGCCAGCCGCGCGCGCCTGCTGTCCCGCTCGCTGTCCGCCCTCCTGGCGGCCGCCCTGCTCTCGGCCCGGCCGGCTCCGCCCCTTCCCCCGCAGGCGAAGGAAGTCCCCCGGGCCGGCGGAACGTTCCGCATCAAGGGCTTTTACACGCCGTTCAACCGGACCCTCGATCCGGCCAGCCCGGCCCACTATTTCGTCACCGAGCAGCTCTACGACGGGCTGGTCAAGTACGACGCCCGCTTCAACCCGATGCCGGCCCTGGCCGAATACTGGACGATCTCCGAAGGCGGGACGCGCATCGCCTTCCACCTCCGCCGGGGCGTCCGCTTCCACAATGGCCGAGAGCTCACGGCCGACGACGTGAAATTCTCTCTCGAGCGCCTGGTCCGGGACCGGCCCGCCGTGGCCCGGCTCTTCACCGGCAAGGTCGTCGGCGCGGAGGAGTACCGGGCGGGCAGGGCCGCGGAGGTCGCGGGCTTCCGGGCCGTCGATCCCGCGACCTTCGAGATCCGCTGGCTGAGGCCTTACGTCGCCGGGCTCTATCTCCTGGGCATGTACGCCTGCAAGATCCTGCCCCGGGACCTCGTCGAGGGCCAGGGCCAGAGCTTCTTCTACAAGCCCGTGGGCACCGGGCCGTTCAAGTTCGGCGAGTGGATCCGCAGCCCCCGGCTCGAGATCCTGGGCGTCCGGCTCGAGCGGAACCCCTATTATTACGAGGGCCCGCCCTACCTGTCCGCCCTCGAGTACAGCCCCTACTACACCGACGAGCAGTTCGCCTCCGGCGACGTCCATCTCATCTCGGTCACGTCCGAGCGGACGCTCCACGAGGACTGCCGCATCCTGGAGAACGGCACGCTCAAGACCTACTTCCTGGCTTTCAGCTGCGACACGCCGCCGCTCGACCGGCCCGAGGTCCGCCGGGCCCTGGCCCTGGGGCTGGACAAGACCCGCCTGGCCGAGGCCAGCGACACGCCGGGAACGCTCCACCAGGTCATGGACAATTACATCCCGCCCTTCCTGCCGGGGTTCTACCCCAAGACCGCCGGGCCGTTCGCCGACACGGACGCGGCCAGGCTCCTGCTCGACCGGCTCCTGCCCGACGGAGGCCGCAAGGCGCTGACGCTGACGCTCCTCTGCGACGGGCCGAAGACCGGCGAATCCACCGGGTTCGCCCGGGAGTTGGGACGCCAGCTCGGGGCCCTGGAGATCAAGCTGGACGTGCGCTACCTGCGCCGGCCGGAGGACGCCCGGACCGTCCGCGCGCCCTACGTCCGGTTCCTGGCGTACGCCATGGACTTCCCCGATCCCGAGAACATCATCGTCCCCCTGTTCTACTCGGGCTCCCCGGCCAACGCCATGAGCTCGCGCTACGACAATCCCCGCCTGGACGGGCTGCTCGAGCGCACCGCGGCCGAGACGAGCTGGGAGCGGCGGACGGCCCTCTTCCGTGACACGGAGAAGATCCTGTTCGAGGACGTGCCGGCCGTCCCCCTCTTCGCCGAGCGGATCCGCATCGCCATCCAGCCCCAGGTCCGGGGCCTCGAGCTGCCGGCCACGGGCTTCATCTTCCTCGATACCAGGAACATCTGGCTGGAGAGGGAGGCGACGCGGTGA
- a CDS encoding ABC transporter permease — MRFGDAVEFAWTGLLKRRLRTFLTVAGVTIGIGALVAMISFGKGLQKNVTRAFKSSDLFTTVVVMPGGAEPPGGDPDERRRPAEPAPRPDAALDGRAVAAISRLPGVRQAYPDISFPAVVGFGGAEVFRLVRVLPASALGAGSSGVKWGRPYASDAEEGVVVSRSLLRQLGRTDPAAAVGRTLRLGSVYVDIARLASFDIGAILSGGASPVSSESYEFPIVGVTDTMEFGGGGGLTEASVVIPPGPAGRIKRLPFTSVWDLFRMRNGKPGYSAVTVKIGSLRDLEAVRSGIRGLGFATFALADQFAEITRAFFFMDMILAAVGMIAIVVAALGIVNTMVMSILERYREIGIMKAVGAADRDIRRIFFFESGAIGLAGGAAGCVLGWATSLLVNRIVNLYLAGQGLPFVRYFAFPAWIFLGAAGFSLLVSLVSGVYPARRAARVDPVVALRHD; from the coding sequence ATGAGGTTCGGCGACGCCGTCGAGTTCGCCTGGACCGGCCTGCTCAAGCGGAGGCTGCGGACGTTCCTCACCGTGGCCGGGGTGACGATCGGCATCGGCGCGCTCGTCGCGATGATCTCCTTCGGCAAGGGGCTGCAGAAGAACGTCACCCGGGCGTTCAAGAGCTCGGACCTGTTCACCACGGTCGTCGTCATGCCCGGCGGGGCGGAGCCCCCCGGGGGGGACCCGGACGAGCGCCGCCGTCCGGCGGAGCCGGCCCCCCGTCCGGACGCGGCCCTCGACGGCCGGGCCGTGGCCGCCATCTCCCGGCTGCCCGGCGTCCGGCAGGCCTACCCGGACATCAGCTTCCCGGCCGTCGTCGGGTTCGGGGGGGCCGAGGTCTTCCGCCTCGTCCGGGTCCTGCCGGCCTCGGCCCTCGGGGCCGGGTCCTCCGGAGTCAAGTGGGGTCGGCCCTATGCCTCCGACGCCGAGGAAGGCGTGGTCGTCAGCCGGTCCCTGCTTCGGCAGCTGGGCCGGACCGATCCGGCCGCGGCCGTCGGCCGGACGCTGCGCCTCGGCTCCGTCTACGTCGATATAGCCCGGCTGGCCTCGTTCGACATCGGCGCGATCCTGTCCGGCGGCGCCTCGCCGGTGAGCAGCGAATCGTACGAGTTCCCGATCGTCGGGGTCACGGACACGATGGAGTTCGGCGGCGGGGGCGGCCTGACCGAGGCCTCCGTCGTCATCCCGCCGGGCCCGGCCGGGCGGATCAAGCGGCTGCCGTTCACCAGCGTCTGGGACCTGTTCCGCATGAGGAACGGGAAGCCGGGCTATTCGGCCGTCACGGTCAAGATCGGCTCGCTGCGGGATCTCGAGGCCGTCCGGTCCGGGATCCGCGGCTTGGGCTTCGCCACCTTCGCCCTGGCCGACCAGTTCGCCGAGATCACCCGGGCCTTTTTCTTCATGGACATGATCCTGGCCGCCGTGGGCATGATCGCCATCGTCGTCGCCGCGCTGGGCATCGTCAACACCATGGTCATGTCCATCCTCGAGCGCTATCGCGAGATCGGGATCATGAAGGCGGTCGGGGCCGCGGACCGGGACATCCGGCGGATCTTCTTCTTCGAGTCCGGGGCCATCGGTCTCGCCGGCGGGGCGGCCGGGTGCGTCCTGGGCTGGGCGACGAGCCTGCTCGTCAACCGGATCGTCAATCTCTACCTGGCCGGGCAGGGCCTGCCCTTCGTCCGGTACTTCGCCTTCCCGGCCTGGATCTTCCTGGGCGCCGCGGGCTTCTCTCTTCTCGTCAGCCTCGTCTCGGGCGTCTATCCGGCCCGCCGCGCCGCCCGGGTCGATCCGGTCGTCGCCCTGCGGCACGACTAG
- a CDS encoding sigma-54 dependent transcriptional regulator: MRSILIVEDDPLVRKTLASQLAKKGFDIAAAETGEGGVKAFAESAPDLVLLDVRLPDIDGLEVLRRIRDRDRRAVILVMTAFDDMRTTVEAVKLGAFEYLVKPLNATELDLAIEKAFQVRALEERVSYLVEEKQKEYTIDNIIGHSAGMRTVFKLIGSVANTRANVLIQGESGTGKELVAKAIHYSSPYRDEPFIVINCSAIQDTLLESELFGHVKGAFTDAVSETKGKFEIAGRGTLFLDEVGDVSPNLQSKLLRVIESRDFMKVGGEKVLKTEARIIAATNQNLKVLIEKGRFREDLFYRLKVVEITLPALRERREDIPDMVAYLLEKINRELRRNVRKVPPEVMKVLTEMPWRGNVRELENALTRAVILSRGDVVLKENLPVEPDEGRAFPDELVSLEEVEKRYIQHVLAAVKGSKTRASQVLQISRPTLDKKIKEYGLDLGEAL; the protein is encoded by the coding sequence ATGAGATCCATCCTGATCGTCGAGGACGACCCGCTCGTCCGCAAGACCCTGGCCTCCCAGCTGGCGAAGAAAGGCTTCGACATCGCCGCCGCCGAGACCGGGGAGGGCGGGGTGAAGGCCTTCGCCGAATCCGCGCCCGACCTGGTCCTGCTCGACGTCCGCCTGCCCGACATCGACGGGCTCGAGGTCCTGCGCCGGATCAGGGACCGCGACCGCCGGGCCGTCATCCTGGTCATGACGGCCTTCGACGACATGCGGACGACGGTCGAGGCGGTCAAGCTCGGCGCTTTCGAGTACCTGGTCAAGCCGCTCAACGCGACCGAGCTCGACCTGGCCATCGAGAAAGCTTTCCAGGTCCGGGCACTCGAAGAGCGGGTCAGCTACCTGGTCGAGGAGAAGCAGAAAGAGTACACCATCGACAACATCATCGGCCATTCGGCCGGGATGCGAACGGTCTTCAAGCTCATCGGCTCGGTGGCCAACACCCGGGCCAACGTCCTCATCCAGGGGGAGAGCGGCACGGGCAAGGAGCTCGTGGCCAAGGCCATCCACTACAGCAGCCCCTACCGGGACGAGCCCTTCATCGTAATCAACTGCTCAGCCATCCAGGACACCCTGCTCGAGAGCGAGCTCTTCGGGCACGTCAAGGGCGCCTTCACCGACGCCGTCAGCGAGACCAAGGGCAAGTTCGAGATCGCCGGCCGGGGCACCCTGTTCCTGGACGAGGTCGGGGACGTCTCGCCCAACCTGCAAAGCAAGCTGCTGCGGGTCATCGAGTCGCGGGACTTCATGAAGGTAGGCGGCGAGAAGGTGCTCAAGACCGAGGCCCGCATCATCGCCGCCACGAACCAGAACCTCAAGGTCCTGATCGAGAAGGGACGGTTCCGCGAGGACCTGTTCTACCGGCTCAAGGTCGTCGAGATCACCCTGCCGGCGCTGCGGGAGCGGCGCGAGGACATCCCCGACATGGTGGCCTATCTGCTCGAGAAGATCAACCGGGAGCTCCGCCGCAACGTCCGCAAGGTCCCGCCCGAGGTCATGAAGGTTCTGACGGAGATGCCCTGGCGGGGCAACGTCCGGGAGCTCGAGAACGCCCTGACCCGGGCGGTCATCCTGTCCCGCGGCGACGTGGTGCTCAAGGAGAACCTGCCCGTCGAGCCGGACGAGGGCCGGGCCTTCCCGGACGAGCTCGTATCGCTCGAAGAGGTCGAGAAGCGGTACATCCAGCACGTCCTGGCCGCGGTCAAGGGAAGCAAGACCCGGGCCAGCCAGGTCCTGCAGATCAGCCGGCCGACCCTGGACAAGAAGATCAAGGAATACGGCCTGGACCTGGGCGAGGCCCTCTGA
- the pyrB gene encoding aspartate carbamoyltransferase, with product MPSPAKNPHLPFGDQRSAPWYGKDIISVKQFSRADLEYIFGVAHEMRVMVERVGTFDLLKGKILASIFYEPSTRTSSSFIAAMERLGGNVININEVRFSSVAKGESLPDTIRTLECYADVIVIRHPELGSAAKAAEAARKPVINAGDGVGEHPTQALLDAFTIREELGRMDDLTVTMLGDLKYGRTVHSLSRLLSLYNARFNYVSPEILRMPPEIIAELEAKGMRQAEHRTIDEPLPETDVLYVTRVQRERFESEEVYNSVKDAYVLNKSVMAAAKSKMIVMHPLPRVTEINPDFDDDPRAAYFRQMEYGLYVRMALLAMVLGKA from the coding sequence ATGCCCAGCCCCGCCAAGAATCCGCACCTGCCCTTCGGCGATCAGCGCTCGGCTCCCTGGTACGGCAAGGACATCATCTCGGTCAAGCAGTTCTCCCGGGCCGACCTGGAGTACATCTTCGGAGTCGCTCACGAGATGAGGGTCATGGTCGAGCGGGTCGGAACGTTCGACCTGCTCAAGGGCAAGATCCTGGCCAGCATCTTCTACGAGCCCTCGACCCGGACCTCGTCGTCGTTCATCGCGGCCATGGAGCGGCTCGGCGGCAACGTCATCAACATCAACGAGGTCCGCTTCTCCTCGGTGGCCAAGGGCGAGAGCCTGCCGGACACGATCCGGACGCTCGAGTGCTACGCCGACGTCATCGTCATCCGCCACCCCGAGCTCGGCTCGGCGGCCAAGGCGGCCGAGGCGGCCCGCAAGCCGGTCATCAACGCCGGGGACGGCGTCGGCGAGCACCCGACCCAGGCCCTGCTCGACGCCTTCACCATCCGCGAGGAGCTGGGCCGGATGGACGACCTGACGGTGACCATGCTCGGCGACCTCAAGTACGGCCGCACGGTCCACTCCCTGTCGAGACTGCTGTCGCTTTACAACGCCCGCTTCAATTATGTCTCGCCCGAGATCCTGCGCATGCCGCCGGAGATCATCGCCGAGCTCGAGGCCAAGGGCATGCGCCAGGCCGAGCACCGGACCATCGACGAGCCGCTGCCGGAGACCGACGTCCTCTATGTCACCCGCGTCCAGCGCGAGCGGTTCGAGAGCGAGGAGGTCTACAACTCCGTCAAGGACGCCTACGTCCTCAACAAGAGCGTCATGGCCGCGGCCAAGAGCAAGATGATCGTCATGCACCCACTGCCGCGCGTCACGGAGATCAACCCCGACTTCGACGACGATCCCCGGGCCGCCTACTTCCGGCAGATGGAATACGGGCTCTACGTCCGCATGGCCCTGCTGGCCATGGTGCTCGGCAAGGCCTGA
- a CDS encoding dipeptidase: MSKSRVSALLCVVLAFAACAVSKTPVSVEEHARRLHAGMLTVDTHCDTAFSLLRTDWKIGERHDPALRASGKIDLPRMKEGGLDAEFFAAFVGQGPLNEAAYGKAKDSALRAVQAVRKMTETWAPVIGLAVDPAGARRLKKEGRLTAFIGMENGYPLGRDLSLVKFFYDQGVRYITLCHSSDNDICDSSTDRRDPEDRGLSEFGRQVVAECNRLGMIVDISHASDKSFYDVLAASKAPIIASHSSCRAVCDNPRNLTDDQIRALARRGGVIQICFLGAYVKTPPVIPEREQAIREMEARYGSLRDLKDESLRQKAMAERDAINQKYPLAQPTVQDLVDHIDHVRKVVGIDHVGIGTDFDGGGGVLGCNDASGMIHVTEELIRRGYTDREIEKIWGGNFFRVFDKVIALAGK; this comes from the coding sequence ATGAGCAAATCCCGTGTTTCCGCCTTACTCTGCGTCGTCCTCGCCTTTGCCGCCTGCGCGGTCTCCAAGACGCCCGTGAGCGTCGAGGAGCATGCCCGCCGGCTGCACGCCGGGATGCTGACGGTCGACACCCACTGCGACACGGCCTTCAGCCTGCTGCGGACGGACTGGAAGATCGGCGAGCGCCACGATCCGGCCCTGCGGGCCAGCGGCAAGATCGACCTGCCGCGGATGAAGGAAGGCGGCCTCGACGCCGAGTTCTTCGCCGCCTTCGTCGGCCAGGGGCCGCTCAACGAGGCCGCTTACGGCAAGGCCAAGGACAGCGCCCTGCGGGCCGTCCAGGCCGTCCGCAAGATGACCGAGACCTGGGCACCGGTGATCGGACTGGCCGTCGACCCGGCCGGGGCCCGGCGCCTCAAGAAGGAAGGCCGGCTCACGGCCTTCATCGGCATGGAGAACGGCTACCCGCTCGGCCGGGACCTGTCCCTGGTCAAGTTCTTCTATGACCAGGGCGTCCGCTACATCACCCTGTGCCACTCGTCCGACAACGACATCTGCGACTCCTCGACCGACCGCCGCGATCCCGAGGACAGGGGGCTGAGCGAGTTCGGCCGGCAGGTCGTGGCCGAGTGCAACCGCCTGGGCATGATCGTCGACATCTCGCACGCCTCGGACAAGTCCTTCTATGACGTCCTGGCCGCGTCGAAGGCGCCGATCATCGCCTCGCACTCGAGCTGCCGGGCCGTCTGCGACAACCCCCGCAACCTGACCGATGACCAGATCCGGGCCCTGGCCCGGCGCGGCGGCGTCATCCAGATCTGCTTCCTCGGCGCCTATGTCAAGACCCCGCCCGTCATCCCCGAGCGCGAGCAGGCCATCCGGGAGATGGAGGCCAGGTACGGCAGCCTGCGCGACCTCAAGGACGAATCGCTCCGCCAGAAGGCCATGGCCGAGCGCGACGCCATCAACCAGAAGTATCCGCTGGCCCAGCCGACGGTCCAGGACCTCGTCGACCACATCGACCACGTCAGGAAGGTCGTGGGCATCGACCACGTCGGCATCGGGACCGATTTTGACGGCGGCGGCGGCGTCCTCGGCTGCAACGACGCGAGCGGCATGATCCACGTGACCGAGGAGCTCATCCGCCGCGGCTACACCGACCGGGAGATCGAGAAGATCTGGGGCGGCAATTTCTTCCGGGTCTTCGACAAGGTCATCGCCCTGGCCGGGAAATAG
- a CDS encoding ATP-binding protein — protein MRLKVSIYTRLLFWITLLVFLLFGAVLFVIQIREAKSLQAETAARASLQARYIADANLQSLTLQDWQAIQRYVDAHSAGDLVYIVVYDRAGQPAVWNDPVRDRSEIVSESLLEDAMSPDETASRNRRLVLRGAPVRVLEVEAFAYSPAAGRWGSVKIGLSLEPMYARLRDIQKVLLLIGAACFLFGIGGAAFLARRITRPLHRLVDGTVRIAQGDFSQPIIDSSRDEIGDLARSFNEMTSQLVQTRERAADANRRLVQQEKLASIGRMAATIAHEIRNPLTSVKLNIQKVAEEEGLSETVQAHLGLTLEGIDQIERFIKELLNYTRVQELSLERWPVDLIVDESLKVLRGVLAQKRIAVERSCASGLPPILADADKLRQVFLNVVRNAYEALEPGGTIRIACDALARDGRTMVRVRIADDGPGIQEKDRPNIFEPFYTTKPSGFGLGLANARKIVEQHHGAIAVGEAGGPGCEFAILIPAAEEAA, from the coding sequence GTGAGGCTCAAGGTCTCGATCTACACGCGCCTGCTCTTCTGGATCACACTGCTCGTCTTCCTGCTTTTCGGCGCGGTCCTGTTCGTCATCCAGATCCGCGAAGCCAAGAGCCTCCAGGCCGAGACCGCGGCCCGGGCCTCGCTGCAGGCCCGCTACATCGCCGACGCCAACCTCCAGTCGCTCACCCTGCAGGACTGGCAGGCCATCCAGAGATACGTCGACGCCCACAGCGCCGGCGACCTCGTCTATATCGTCGTCTACGACCGGGCAGGGCAGCCCGCGGTCTGGAACGACCCCGTCCGCGACCGCAGCGAGATCGTCTCCGAAAGCCTGCTCGAGGACGCCATGTCCCCGGACGAGACCGCGTCGCGGAACCGGCGGCTCGTCCTCCGCGGGGCGCCGGTCCGGGTGCTCGAGGTCGAGGCCTTCGCCTATTCCCCGGCCGCCGGGCGCTGGGGTTCGGTCAAGATCGGCTTGTCGCTCGAGCCCATGTACGCCCGGCTGAGGGACATCCAGAAGGTCCTCCTGCTCATCGGCGCGGCCTGCTTTCTCTTCGGCATCGGCGGCGCGGCCTTCCTGGCGCGGCGCATCACCCGGCCCCTCCACCGGCTCGTCGACGGGACGGTCCGCATCGCCCAGGGGGACTTCTCGCAGCCCATCATCGACAGCTCGCGGGACGAGATCGGCGACCTGGCCCGCAGCTTCAACGAGATGACCAGCCAGCTCGTCCAGACCCGGGAGCGCGCGGCCGACGCCAACCGCCGCCTCGTCCAGCAGGAGAAGCTGGCCTCGATCGGGCGCATGGCGGCCACCATCGCCCACGAGATCCGCAACCCCCTGACGTCGGTCAAGCTGAACATCCAGAAGGTGGCCGAGGAGGAGGGCCTCTCCGAGACGGTCCAGGCCCACCTCGGCCTGACGCTCGAGGGCATCGACCAGATCGAGCGGTTCATCAAGGAGCTGCTCAACTACACCCGGGTCCAGGAGCTCAGCCTGGAGCGCTGGCCTGTCGACCTGATCGTCGACGAATCCCTGAAGGTCCTCCGGGGCGTCCTGGCCCAAAAGCGCATCGCCGTCGAGAGGTCCTGCGCCTCCGGACTGCCGCCCATCCTGGCCGACGCCGACAAGCTGCGCCAGGTGTTCCTCAACGTCGTCCGCAATGCCTATGAGGCCCTGGAGCCGGGCGGGACCATCCGCATCGCTTGCGACGCGCTCGCCCGGGACGGGCGGACCATGGTCCGGGTGCGGATCGCCGACGACGGGCCGGGCATCCAGGAGAAGGACCGGCCGAACATCTTCGAGCCGTTCTACACGACCAAGCCCTCGGGCTTCGGGCTCGGCCTGGCCAACGCCCGCAAGATCGTCGAGCAGCATCACGGCGCTATCGCCGTCGGCGAGGCGGGCGGGCCGGGCTGCGAGTTCGCCATCCTCATCCCCGCCGCCGAGGAGGCCGCATGA
- a CDS encoding aminopeptidase P N-terminal domain-containing protein: MLRSARSRTLAALAVLAGLAVPALRAQRTGYTPGEFVRRRAALMDQVKDGAIILFGDASVPPGTHFRQDNDFFYFTGNEDLGGIVVMVPFGRPGAYLFLPQRSAREIQYDGPGLLEDAAARTKAGFVDVLAVGDLDEFLARLAGRGAGKLYVRLSPRDTLDDARSETALMDGRRARSHYNDQLSIDQDRIEKLRRRYPQMELRDVAPAIDALRAIKTPEEIVIMRRNGALSAAAVRQAMLATRPGVLEYEVEAAAMAVVLKGGAKGAAYAPIVGSGPNSCILHYEKNDRRVAEGDVVLMDFGADLDHLAMDITRTWPASGRFSPDQREAYRTVLEVEKACLEAYRPGATPQDVRDHVAAVMKAKGLDLRGQLGGFGHGVGLAVHDVPFGGVLKEGMVFAIEPALYYPEKGFGIRIEDTVLITGTGCEVLTAGVPKEIDEVEKLLAGRGR; encoded by the coding sequence ATGCTGAGATCCGCCCGATCCCGAACCCTCGCCGCCCTGGCCGTCCTGGCCGGGCTCGCCGTCCCCGCGCTCCGGGCCCAGAGGACCGGCTACACCCCCGGGGAGTTCGTCCGCCGCCGGGCCGCCCTCATGGACCAGGTCAAGGACGGGGCGATCATCCTCTTCGGCGACGCCTCCGTTCCGCCGGGGACGCATTTCCGCCAGGACAACGACTTTTTCTATTTCACCGGGAACGAGGACCTCGGCGGCATCGTGGTCATGGTCCCGTTCGGGCGGCCGGGGGCCTATCTCTTCCTGCCCCAGCGCTCGGCCCGCGAGATCCAGTACGACGGGCCCGGCCTGCTCGAGGACGCGGCCGCCAGGACCAAGGCGGGATTCGTCGACGTCCTGGCCGTCGGCGACCTGGACGAGTTCCTGGCCCGCCTCGCCGGCCGGGGGGCCGGCAAGCTCTACGTCCGGCTCTCGCCCCGGGACACCCTCGACGACGCCCGTTCCGAGACGGCCCTGATGGACGGCCGCCGGGCCCGGAGCCACTACAACGATCAGCTCTCGATCGACCAGGACCGGATCGAGAAGCTCCGCCGGCGCTACCCGCAGATGGAACTCCGGGACGTCGCGCCGGCCATTGACGCCCTGCGGGCGATCAAGACGCCCGAGGAGATCGTCATCATGCGGCGCAACGGCGCCCTGTCGGCCGCGGCCGTCCGGCAGGCCATGCTGGCGACGCGCCCGGGCGTCCTCGAATACGAGGTCGAGGCCGCGGCCATGGCCGTCGTCCTCAAGGGCGGGGCCAAGGGCGCCGCCTACGCCCCGATCGTCGGCTCCGGCCCCAACTCCTGCATCTTACATTACGAGAAGAACGACCGCCGGGTCGCGGAGGGGGACGTCGTGCTGATGGACTTCGGGGCCGACCTTGACCACCTGGCCATGGACATCACCCGGACCTGGCCGGCCTCGGGCCGCTTCAGCCCCGACCAGCGGGAAGCCTACCGGACCGTCCTCGAGGTCGAAAAGGCGTGCCTCGAGGCCTACAGGCCGGGCGCGACGCCCCAGGACGTCCGCGACCACGTCGCCGCCGTGATGAAGGCCAAGGGCCTCGATCTCCGCGGCCAGCTCGGCGGCTTCGGCCACGGCGTCGGGCTGGCGGTCCACGACGTGCCGTTCGGAGGCGTCCTCAAGGAGGGCATGGTCTTCGCCATCGAACCCGCCCTCTATTATCCGGAGAAGGGCTTCGGCATCCGCATCGAGGACACCGTCCTCATCACCGGGACCGGCTGCGAGGTCCTGACGGCGGGCGTGCCCAAGGAGATCGACGAGGTCGAGAAGCTCCTGGCCGGCCGCGGCCGCTAG